One Natranaerovirga hydrolytica genomic region harbors:
- a CDS encoding AgrD family cyclic lactone autoinducer peptide, producing the protein MEGCKKNTITKTFLVGVASAFIVLANLITVSNSFFLWGETKCPKSLLK; encoded by the coding sequence ATGGAAGGATGTAAAAAAAATACTATCACAAAAACTTTTTTAGTAGGTGTTGCTAGTGCTTTTATTGTACTTGCTAATTTGATTACAGTTTCTAACTCCTTTTTCTTATGGGGCGAAACGAAATGCCCAAAAAGCTTACTAAAATAA
- a CDS encoding sensor histidine kinase, protein MIFEYFPILISLVIIWTVINFYFSYQRIKIIQQKQVILTHEKYIPYLRSLVDEVRQRQHDIKNHFNVIYGLTEIEKDNISKVEIKNYLKSIVGRDQSIDCLLNIKDAILAAIIYNKKSLAEEKDIEFDFNINMGIPEYPLKNYELVELLGNLLDNAIEETEKTPNKKISLTLGRIDHKSLIQVTNTTTNDIDVNKVFEKGYSTKKGKYRGYGLYNVQKIINYYNGIIELSFNGEDIIFKILF, encoded by the coding sequence TTGATTTTTGAATATTTTCCTATTCTTATTAGTTTAGTAATTATATGGACTGTCATTAATTTTTATTTTTCCTATCAAAGAATAAAAATAATACAACAAAAGCAAGTTATTCTAACCCATGAAAAATACATTCCATATCTTAGAAGTTTGGTTGATGAAGTGCGTCAAAGACAACACGACATCAAAAATCATTTTAACGTTATCTATGGTTTAACAGAAATAGAAAAAGATAATATATCAAAAGTAGAAATAAAAAATTATTTAAAAAGCATTGTGGGACGAGATCAATCCATAGATTGTTTATTAAATATAAAAGACGCCATTCTAGCAGCAATCATATATAATAAAAAAAGTTTAGCAGAAGAAAAAGACATTGAGTTTGATTTTAATATCAATATGGGTATACCTGAGTATCCATTAAAAAATTATGAGTTAGTGGAATTATTGGGTAATTTGCTAGACAATGCCATAGAAGAAACAGAGAAAACGCCCAATAAAAAGATATCTCTGACCCTTGGGAGAATAGATCATAAGAGTTTAATTCAAGTGACCAATACAACAACGAACGATATCGATGTTAATAAAGTATTTGAAAAAGGTTATTCAACCAAAAAAGGAAAGTATCGAGGGTATGGCCTATATAATGTTCAAAAAATCATAAACTATTATAACGGCATCATCGAACTTTCCTTTAATGGAGAAGATATTATTTTCAAGATATTATTTTAG
- a CDS encoding LytR/AlgR family response regulator transcription factor, with product MITTHVYYQLEAFKNLHCYDFIEKPYESDTVIKVTEKVLGGFKRLEQFLDSNNASVGFQLKHCLLKIDIDDILFIESHRRDCIVHTYNKVHSLPGYTMKKVLEIINKPYVMKTHKSYIINLKNIYEVEKIDRNSWIVYFEDYQEEALVSNTFKQEFSQKIAQEKRKEV from the coding sequence ATGATAACAACCCATGTCTATTATCAGCTTGAAGCCTTTAAGAACTTACATTGTTATGATTTTATCGAAAAACCTTATGAAAGTGATACAGTTATTAAAGTTACAGAAAAGGTTTTAGGTGGTTTTAAACGATTAGAGCAGTTTTTAGATAGTAACAATGCAAGTGTTGGCTTTCAACTCAAACATTGTTTGTTAAAAATTGATATAGATGATATTTTGTTTATAGAATCCCATAGAAGAGATTGCATTGTACATACATATAATAAAGTACACAGTTTACCAGGCTATACAATGAAAAAAGTCTTAGAAATTATTAACAAGCCTTATGTAATGAAGACTCATAAATCGTATATTATTAACTTGAAAAATATTTATGAAGTAGAAAAAATCGATCGAAATTCTTGGATAGTGTATTTTGAGGATTACCAAGAAGAAGCATTGGTTAGCAATACATTTAAACAAGAATTTAGTCAAAAGATAGCACAAGAAAAAAGAAAAGAAGTGTGA
- a CDS encoding response regulator — protein MFNVLIVEDQVQQRKKLVNILKKANYPINVLEAGTGKEAINILKNNTVHLFYLDINLPDMSWA, from the coding sequence ATGTTTAATGTTTTAATTGTAGAAGATCAAGTGCAACAAAGAAAAAAACTTGTAAATATACTTAAAAAAGCTAATTATCCTATTAATGTTTTAGAAGCAGGGACAGGCAAAGAGGCAATTAATATACTAAAAAACAACACAGTTCATCTGTTTTACTTAGATATTAATTTGCCTGATATGTCCTGGGCTTAA
- a CDS encoding CvfB family protein, with protein sequence MIKLGEKQTLTIKKETSIGVYLTDDREEQEVLLPKKQVPENAKENDEVEVFIYKDSKDRIIATTNEPKILIDEIKLLKVVEITNIGAFLDWGLEKDLLLPFKEQTGKLKVGSFYPVKLYIDKSKRLAATMNLYNDLSSDSPYEKEDSVEGVIYDIKDSFGAFVAVNLKYQGLIQNKELLNVKVGDEIKGRVVKVREDGKLDISLREKSYIQIDEDIKTILEALEARDGILFLNDKSEPEEIKKRLNMSKKAFKRAVGGLLKNNEIKMTDDGIELINQ encoded by the coding sequence GTGATTAAATTAGGCGAAAAACAAACACTAACCATAAAAAAAGAAACATCAATAGGCGTTTATTTAACAGATGATCGTGAGGAACAAGAAGTATTATTACCTAAAAAACAAGTTCCAGAAAATGCCAAAGAAAATGATGAAGTAGAAGTTTTTATATATAAAGACTCAAAAGATAGAATTATTGCAACTACGAATGAACCTAAAATACTAATAGATGAAATTAAACTTTTGAAAGTAGTTGAGATAACCAATATAGGCGCTTTTTTAGATTGGGGATTAGAAAAAGACTTATTATTACCTTTTAAAGAACAAACAGGTAAGTTAAAAGTCGGTTCATTTTATCCCGTTAAGCTATATATAGATAAGAGCAAACGGTTAGCAGCTACTATGAATTTATATAATGATTTGTCTTCTGATTCACCTTATGAAAAAGAAGATTCAGTAGAAGGTGTCATCTATGACATTAAAGATTCTTTTGGAGCTTTTGTTGCAGTTAATTTAAAGTATCAAGGCTTGATACAAAATAAAGAACTATTAAATGTTAAAGTAGGTGACGAAATAAAAGGTAGAGTCGTAAAAGTTAGAGAAGATGGTAAATTGGATATAAGCTTAAGGGAAAAAAGCTATATTCAAATTGATGAAGATATTAAAACCATCTTAGAAGCACTAGAAGCAAGGGATGGCATTTTATTTTTAAATGACAAAAGTGAACCTGAAGAAATAAAAAAACGACTTAATATGAGTAAGAAAGCTTTTAAAAGAGCTGTTGGTGGTTTGCTTAAAAATAATGAAATTAAGATGACAGATGATGGTATTGAATTAATCAATCAATAA
- a CDS encoding DHH family phosphoesterase produces MLKLSSLLNYDEIYIQCHDNPDADSIASGFALYEYFRFYNKKVKLIYSGQFKITKPNLLEMISVLHIPIEYVGNLKTSGLLITVDCQYGGGNVKKLNSDHIAIIDHHQVEVRDISLTEIRPYLGSCSTLVWQLLREEDFDMSIYPNVSTALYYGLYSDTNNLSEISHPLDRDMRDHLYYDYNFIKKLTYSNLTLNDLEIAGIALIKSFHNPNNNFAIFKAHPCDPNILGFISDLALQVNTIDLCLVYNETLNGFKFSVRSCTNEIMAKEVAIFLTNEIGSGGGHLEKAGGFINHKQFASKYTALNIDTYFLNRIKDYFDLFEIIYGDTSCIDINTMDLYKKHKIPLGYIPTTKIAQEGTPIIIRTLEEDINISTSKDIYLLIDLKGNIHPINITNFDENYMPINQTYSLDVEYFPSVKIIHTNVIINLKKYAVSCIPKKNIFVYGKALTSNTKLFINNNDYKYITGKPGDYLVINKENENRTCSVLPSRDYTTHPNILLNNTDSLSNITIIEKEIFESTHTLISSLMC; encoded by the coding sequence GTGTTAAAACTATCTAGTTTATTAAATTACGATGAAATATACATACAATGTCATGATAATCCTGATGCCGATTCTATCGCCTCGGGCTTTGCTTTGTACGAGTATTTTAGATTTTACAATAAAAAAGTTAAATTGATTTATAGTGGTCAATTTAAAATTACTAAACCTAACCTTTTAGAAATGATTAGTGTTCTTCATATTCCCATTGAATATGTTGGTAATTTAAAAACCTCGGGTTTATTAATAACGGTTGACTGTCAATATGGCGGTGGCAATGTCAAAAAATTAAATAGCGATCATATTGCAATTATTGATCATCATCAAGTAGAAGTAAGAGATATTTCTCTAACTGAAATAAGACCTTATCTGGGAAGTTGCTCTACACTGGTTTGGCAATTGTTACGGGAAGAAGACTTTGATATGAGTATTTACCCCAATGTTTCTACTGCATTGTACTATGGTTTATATAGCGATACCAATAATTTATCAGAAATCTCACATCCTTTAGATCGAGATATGAGGGATCATTTGTACTATGATTATAATTTCATAAAAAAACTAACCTATTCTAACTTAACTTTAAATGATTTAGAAATTGCTGGTATCGCCTTAATCAAATCATTTCACAACCCAAATAATAACTTTGCCATTTTTAAAGCTCACCCTTGTGACCCAAATATTTTAGGCTTTATTAGTGATTTGGCTTTACAAGTTAATACCATAGATTTATGCCTTGTTTATAATGAAACCCTTAACGGCTTTAAATTTTCAGTTAGAAGTTGCACCAATGAAATTATGGCTAAAGAAGTCGCTATATTTTTAACCAATGAAATTGGTTCTGGCGGTGGCCATTTAGAAAAAGCTGGGGGGTTTATAAACCACAAACAGTTTGCTTCCAAATACACTGCCCTTAACATAGACACTTATTTTCTAAACAGAATCAAAGACTACTTTGATCTTTTTGAAATCATCTATGGTGATACTTCTTGTATTGACATTAACACGATGGATCTGTATAAAAAACACAAAATTCCATTAGGTTATATTCCTACTACAAAAATTGCACAAGAAGGAACGCCTATTATTATTAGAACCCTTGAAGAAGATATTAATATTAGTACCAGTAAAGACATTTATCTACTCATTGACTTAAAAGGAAATATACATCCAATTAATATAACTAACTTTGACGAAAACTATATGCCTATTAATCAGACTTACTCTTTAGATGTTGAATATTTTCCTTCCGTTAAAATCATTCATACCAATGTGATTATTAATTTAAAAAAATATGCTGTATCTTGCATTCCAAAAAAAAATATTTTTGTATATGGAAAAGCATTAACATCTAACACAAAATTATTTATAAATAATAATGATTATAAATATATCACTGGAAAACCTGGAGATTATCTAGTTATTAATAAAGAAAATGAAAACAGGACTTGTTCTGTCTTACCGTCGAGAGATTACACGACTCACCCCAACATACTTCTTAATAATACGGATAGTCTGTCTAATATTACCATTATAGAAAAAGAAATTTTTGAATCTACCCATACTTTGATATCATCTTTGATGTGTTAG
- a CDS encoding undecaprenyl diphosphate synthase family protein yields MQSIEYKRLPKHIGIIPDGNRRWATHNNKDKHEGYQFGINPGVALYEKCLGLGIQELTFYGFTQDNAKRPKVQTQAFQTACVDAVMALTHKDANISVIGNTHSKVFPDELIDFANKRVPFGKGLMNINFLINYGWQWDLEYASSNKNEKHFYDKIASSDISRMDLIIRWGGRRRLSGFLPVQSVYSDFYIVDELWPDYQDDHLYQALDWYQSQDVTLGG; encoded by the coding sequence ATGCAAAGTATTGAATACAAAAGATTACCTAAACATATTGGCATTATTCCAGATGGCAATAGACGTTGGGCAACTCATAATAATAAAGACAAGCATGAAGGTTATCAATTTGGTATTAACCCAGGTGTAGCATTATATGAAAAATGTTTGGGTTTAGGCATACAAGAGTTAACGTTTTATGGATTTACTCAAGACAATGCTAAACGACCTAAAGTCCAAACGCAAGCTTTTCAAACAGCTTGTGTTGATGCGGTTATGGCACTAACCCATAAAGATGCCAATATATCGGTTATTGGCAATACCCATTCAAAAGTCTTTCCTGATGAGCTGATTGATTTTGCCAATAAAAGAGTTCCCTTTGGTAAAGGTCTAATGAATATTAATTTTTTAATTAATTATGGTTGGCAATGGGATTTAGAGTATGCATCATCTAATAAAAATGAAAAGCATTTTTATGACAAAATAGCTTCTTCTGATATTTCAAGAATGGATTTGATTATTCGATGGGGTGGCAGACGACGTTTGAGTGGGTTTTTGCCTGTTCAATCTGTTTATTCCGACTTCTATATTGTGGATGAATTATGGCCTGACTATCAAGATGATCACCTTTATCAGGCATTAGATTGGTACCAAAGTCAAGATGTTACTTTAGGTGGTTAA
- a CDS encoding DUF2179 domain-containing protein has translation MFTLLIYILIFLVKVLEVTLATTRIVLITKGEKLKGAIIGFFEAILWTVLVSTVLADVTSDPYKVLIYALGFAVGNYVGTIFEQKLGFGTVRIETIANEENGLKLAKELRENGFAVTVVDGEGMHSKRLVIIMHIKRKNTEKAIRLIKKLQGDVFITVNEVKPVYGGYGLFKK, from the coding sequence ATGTTTACGCTATTAATATATATATTAATATTTTTAGTCAAAGTACTAGAAGTAACTTTGGCGACTACTCGAATTGTTTTAATTACAAAAGGTGAGAAATTAAAAGGAGCCATTATAGGTTTTTTTGAAGCCATCTTGTGGACCGTTTTAGTATCTACGGTATTAGCAGATGTAACATCAGACCCTTATAAAGTATTAATATATGCATTAGGGTTTGCAGTAGGGAATTATGTAGGAACCATTTTTGAACAAAAGTTAGGATTTGGAACCGTTCGAATTGAGACCATTGCAAATGAAGAAAATGGTTTGAAACTGGCAAAAGAATTAAGAGAAAATGGCTTTGCTGTCACAGTAGTAGATGGTGAAGGTATGCATTCAAAAAGATTGGTTATCATTATGCATATTAAAAGAAAAAACACTGAAAAAGCCATTCGATTAATCAAAAAGTTACAAGGAGACGTTTTTATAACGGTTAATGAAGTTAAGCCGGTATATGGTGGATATGGATTGTTTAAAAAATAA
- a CDS encoding acyl-CoA dehydratase activase, whose protein sequence is MKSIGICVGASSVSYVIANKELDNIHITKHQSLHHEGHPLNVLNNLFETINFSDIDKIAVTGRKFKSLVNASILSEPEAVEYALSFEKDLYKNVNLVLSAGGETFMVYEVDANGRIIDVFTGNKCASGTGEFFLQQIKRMGLSLDEAMDSESDKCYKVAGRCSVFCKSDCTHALNKGTPKEDVINGLCEMMSKKLYELTKKSDSSVGLIIGGTSKNKKLVQQLSSKMDQLYTSDYSYCYEALGTALWALENETKPITSLDNFINKKHSSFSFFSKLDAYEDYVEFKEINHTHANENDVCILGLDVGSTTTKAVLIKKEDHSIVASCYLRTNGDPIQASRNCYTELNKQLNHTPIKIVGLGVTGSGRQIAGLHALTPSVMNEIIAHASASIYFDPEVDTIFEIGGQDAKYTYITNGVPSDYAMNEACSAGTGSFLEEAAKETLDIEMTEIQDYALRSINPPNFSDQCSAFISSDIKSAIQEGIPIEDITAGLVYSVCMNYNNRVKGSRPIGKKIFMQGGVCYNKAVPIAMAAMTNKKIIVPPNPGLMGAFGAALEVKNKLDLNLIESMDFNLDELSTRNVHYKEPFICSGGKEKCDRKCSINRIVIGEETFPFGGACNLYEQSTQINNKKNYPITNYVDYRENLVYKKYGVDYQKRINAPQNKTIGILNSLLTNSLYPMYHNFFYALGYDIFIPKNIDEDGIEQKSAAFCYPVELSHGLFSSLLKEESVDTIFLPHVKTYPIKNSDDVNVTCPFVQGEPYYLQSAFKDVTNKKIISPFINFDNDFNNQRNTFIEIGVSLGHPKGIVEQAFDMALQAQLGFVNECQAVGKVFLKELENNPTETAIVLFGRPYNAFSKIGNMGIPHKFATRNYRIIPHDFLPYHQEYSIENMYWAMGQQILKSARFVEKHPQLFGSFITNFSCGPDSFVLGYFRNIMGKKPSLTLELDSHTADAGIDTRIEAFLDIIKSYNQLKEQPLLKAQEKYTPAKTTVEKDKLYVIDSHNKKYPLNHPKVHVLIPSMGDLGSKLLAATFRYAGINASVVTTPTDKELQLGRSYSSCKECMPLILTIGSLMHYLDNRKNEDELLVYFMPNTSGPCRFGQYSILMKEVIEKRAIKDVALFSLTSENSYAGLGTKFVLRAWQCIVISDVLDDIYSAVLALSKDPIKGLYVYHKICEKIIASVENDSWKDLKVVLEESAQSLQTIQQKQSIEKAIKVGLVGEIYVRRDQFSRQKLVERLAQKDIIVKVSPFSEWIYYCDYMVKNKLGSKGTFKDQFRASLQGYFKVNFEKAIKKIFDTTNFYEYHLLDVEKIIDHAKDLISPKLTGEAILTTGAAITEIIDEVDGIISIGPFGCMPSRIAEALINDNLDQVKKEKNKDNLLVNYIQSQFPKLPFLPIEVDGNVLPQVTEAKLESFSLQVKRVQDKINAFNEEAKENQSAIR, encoded by the coding sequence ATGAAAAGTATAGGAATTTGTGTCGGTGCTTCAAGTGTTAGTTATGTTATTGCAAACAAGGAATTGGATAATATACATATAACCAAGCATCAGTCCCTTCACCATGAAGGACATCCATTAAATGTATTAAATAATTTATTTGAAACCATTAACTTTAGTGATATAGATAAGATTGCAGTTACAGGGCGAAAGTTTAAATCTCTTGTTAATGCTTCTATTCTATCTGAGCCTGAAGCCGTTGAATATGCCTTGAGTTTTGAAAAAGATTTATATAAAAATGTTAATCTTGTTTTAAGTGCTGGTGGCGAAACTTTTATGGTTTATGAAGTGGATGCAAACGGCAGAATTATTGATGTTTTTACTGGTAATAAATGTGCATCTGGAACAGGCGAATTCTTCTTGCAACAAATCAAAAGAATGGGGCTTTCCCTTGATGAAGCCATGGATAGTGAGTCTGATAAATGTTATAAAGTTGCTGGCAGATGCTCTGTTTTTTGTAAAAGCGATTGTACCCATGCCCTTAATAAAGGGACACCAAAAGAAGATGTTATTAATGGGCTTTGCGAAATGATGAGTAAAAAGTTATACGAACTGACAAAGAAAAGTGACTCAAGTGTTGGCTTGATTATTGGTGGCACTTCAAAAAACAAAAAATTAGTACAGCAATTGTCTTCTAAAATGGATCAGCTTTATACTTCTGATTACTCATACTGTTATGAGGCATTGGGAACAGCATTATGGGCATTAGAAAACGAAACCAAACCCATTACCTCATTAGATAATTTTATTAATAAAAAACACTCATCTTTTTCTTTTTTTAGCAAACTAGATGCTTATGAAGATTACGTTGAATTCAAAGAGATTAACCATACGCATGCTAATGAGAACGATGTGTGTATACTAGGCTTAGATGTTGGTTCCACTACAACAAAAGCTGTCCTTATAAAAAAAGAGGACCACTCTATTGTAGCAAGTTGTTATTTGCGAACCAATGGTGATCCAATACAAGCGTCTAGAAATTGTTATACTGAATTAAATAAACAACTTAATCATACACCCATAAAGATAGTAGGCTTAGGTGTTACTGGTTCTGGTAGACAAATTGCTGGTTTACATGCTCTGACACCTTCTGTTATGAACGAAATCATTGCTCATGCCAGTGCTTCTATTTATTTTGATCCTGAGGTAGATACCATATTTGAAATTGGTGGACAAGATGCAAAGTACACCTATATTACAAATGGTGTTCCCTCTGATTATGCTATGAATGAAGCTTGTTCTGCTGGGACAGGCTCCTTTTTAGAAGAGGCTGCAAAAGAAACTTTAGATATAGAAATGACTGAAATTCAGGATTATGCCCTTAGAAGCATTAATCCACCTAACTTTAGTGATCAGTGTTCTGCCTTTATTAGTAGCGATATAAAAAGTGCTATCCAAGAAGGGATTCCTATCGAAGATATTACGGCTGGCTTGGTTTATTCAGTGTGTATGAATTATAATAATCGTGTTAAAGGCAGTAGACCCATTGGTAAAAAGATTTTTATGCAAGGCGGCGTTTGCTACAATAAAGCCGTACCTATTGCTATGGCAGCAATGACCAACAAAAAAATAATTGTTCCTCCTAATCCAGGGTTAATGGGCGCATTTGGTGCTGCATTAGAAGTAAAAAACAAATTAGATCTTAATTTAATAGAATCTATGGATTTTAATTTAGATGAATTGTCCACTAGAAACGTTCACTACAAAGAGCCTTTTATTTGTTCTGGAGGCAAAGAAAAATGTGATCGTAAATGCAGTATTAATCGAATTGTTATTGGAGAGGAAACGTTTCCTTTTGGAGGTGCCTGTAATTTATATGAACAATCCACTCAAATAAACAACAAAAAAAATTACCCCATAACGAATTATGTGGATTATAGAGAAAACCTAGTATATAAAAAATATGGCGTCGATTATCAAAAAAGAATTAATGCACCACAAAACAAGACCATTGGTATACTTAATTCTTTATTGACCAATAGCTTATATCCTATGTATCATAATTTCTTTTATGCATTGGGATATGATATCTTCATCCCTAAAAATATTGACGAAGATGGTATTGAACAAAAAAGTGCTGCATTTTGCTATCCTGTAGAACTATCCCATGGCCTCTTTTCTTCTTTATTAAAAGAAGAAAGTGTGGATACAATTTTTCTACCTCATGTAAAAACCTATCCAATAAAGAATAGTGATGATGTTAACGTAACTTGTCCTTTTGTACAAGGTGAACCTTATTATTTACAATCTGCTTTCAAAGATGTTACGAATAAAAAAATAATCAGTCCTTTTATTAACTTTGACAATGATTTTAACAACCAAAGAAATACCTTTATTGAAATAGGCGTATCTCTAGGACATCCTAAAGGGATTGTCGAACAAGCCTTTGATATGGCATTACAAGCACAATTAGGTTTCGTCAATGAATGTCAAGCAGTGGGTAAAGTGTTTTTAAAAGAATTAGAAAATAATCCTACTGAAACTGCAATTGTATTATTTGGCAGACCTTACAATGCTTTTTCAAAAATTGGTAATATGGGGATTCCGCATAAATTTGCAACTAGAAATTATAGAATTATTCCTCATGATTTTTTACCCTATCACCAAGAATATAGTATAGAAAATATGTACTGGGCGATGGGTCAACAAATTTTAAAATCTGCAAGATTTGTAGAAAAACACCCTCAATTATTTGGAAGCTTTATTACCAACTTTAGTTGTGGGCCAGACTCCTTTGTCTTAGGATATTTCAGGAATATTATGGGTAAAAAACCTTCTTTGACTTTGGAATTAGATAGTCATACTGCTGATGCAGGAATCGATACACGTATTGAAGCCTTTTTAGACATTATTAAAAGTTATAACCAATTAAAAGAGCAACCTTTATTAAAAGCACAAGAAAAATATACCCCTGCTAAAACAACGGTGGAAAAAGACAAGCTTTATGTCATTGACTCTCATAATAAAAAATATCCTTTAAATCACCCAAAGGTTCATGTTTTAATTCCGTCAATGGGGGATTTAGGTTCTAAACTATTAGCCGCTACCTTTAGATATGCCGGTATAAATGCAAGTGTAGTTACTACCCCTACTGATAAAGAACTGCAATTAGGCCGCTCTTATTCTTCTTGCAAAGAATGTATGCCTCTGATATTAACCATTGGCAGTTTAATGCACTATTTGGATAACCGTAAAAACGAAGATGAGCTACTTGTTTATTTTATGCCAAATACGTCTGGTCCTTGCCGATTTGGACAATATAGTATTCTGATGAAAGAAGTCATTGAAAAAAGAGCCATCAAAGATGTTGCTTTATTTTCATTAACCTCGGAAAACAGTTATGCTGGCTTAGGTACAAAGTTTGTTTTAAGAGCTTGGCAATGTATTGTTATATCTGATGTGCTTGATGATATCTATAGCGCTGTATTAGCTTTATCTAAAGATCCTATTAAAGGATTGTATGTTTATCATAAGATTTGCGAAAAGATCATTGCAAGTGTGGAAAATGATTCTTGGAAAGATTTAAAGGTAGTACTTGAAGAAAGTGCACAATCCTTACAAACGATTCAACAAAAACAGTCCATAGAAAAAGCCATTAAGGTTGGGCTAGTAGGTGAAATTTATGTTAGAAGAGATCAATTTTCAAGACAAAAACTAGTAGAACGATTGGCTCAAAAAGATATTATTGTAAAAGTATCACCTTTTTCTGAATGGATATATTACTGTGATTATATGGTAAAAAACAAATTAGGATCAAAAGGTACTTTTAAAGATCAGTTTAGAGCTTCTTTACAAGGCTATTTTAAAGTTAATTTTGAAAAAGCCATTAAGAAGATATTTGATACGACCAACTTTTACGAATACCATTTATTAGATGTTGAAAAAATTATTGATCACGCCAAAGACCTTATTTCTCCAAAACTAACAGGGGAAGCTATCTTGACAACAGGGGCTGCTATTACTGAAATTATTGACGAAGTGGATGGCATTATCTCTATTGGACCATTTGGATGTATGCCAAGTAGGATTGCTGAAGCACTCATTAATGATAATTTGGATCAGGTTAAAAAAGAAAAAAATAAAGATAATCTATTAGTTAATTATATTCAAAGTCAATTTCCAAAACTACCTTTTTTACCTATTGAAGTAGATGGTAATGTTTTACCCCAAGTAACAGAAGCAAAGCTTGAAAGCTTCTCCTTACAAGTAAAAAGGGTTCAAGATAAGATTAATGCATTTAATGAAGAAGCAAAAGAAAATCAGTCGGCAATTCGCTAA